One segment of Aquimarina sp. BL5 DNA contains the following:
- a CDS encoding carboxymuconolactone decarboxylase family protein, with protein sequence MPLVTPLSADHDQETKELAEFFNETLGFCPNSVLTMQRRPAISKAFINLNKAVMANEGRVTSALKRMIAWVSSNATGCRYCQAHAIRAAERYGAEQEQLDNIWEYKTHPAFSDAERAALDFSLAASLVPNNVDEAIKTELYKYWDEGEIVEMLGVISLFGYLNRWNDSMGTTVEEGAIESGEQYLGKHGWEKGKHV encoded by the coding sequence ATGCCATTAGTAACACCTTTATCAGCTGATCACGATCAGGAAACCAAAGAATTAGCTGAATTCTTTAACGAAACACTTGGGTTTTGTCCTAATTCTGTATTAACCATGCAACGAAGGCCTGCCATTTCTAAAGCTTTTATTAATTTAAATAAAGCAGTTATGGCCAATGAAGGTCGCGTAACCTCAGCATTAAAACGAATGATTGCTTGGGTAAGCAGTAATGCTACGGGTTGCAGATATTGCCAAGCACATGCAATACGTGCTGCAGAGAGATATGGCGCAGAACAAGAACAACTAGATAATATCTGGGAGTACAAAACTCATCCTGCGTTTAGTGATGCAGAACGTGCAGCACTTGATTTTTCTTTGGCTGCATCCTTGGTTCCTAATAACGTGGATGAAGCTATCAAAACGGAACTTTATAAATATTGGGATGAGGGTGAGATCGTAGAAATGCTTGGTGTAATTTCTTTATTCGGATACTTAAACCGCTGGAATGATTCTATGGGAACTACTGTAGAAGAAGGAGCCATAGAATCTGGAGAGCAATATCTTGGTAAACACGGCTGGGAAAAAGGAAAACACGTATAG
- a CDS encoding response regulator transcription factor, with translation METITLGLIDDHNLFREGIKSLLDKMNNIELVLEAVSGKDLLAKLNNTVPDVILLDLEMEEMNGMDATVKVKELYPDMKVIILTMHKEERMISYLMEVGANGYLLKDTNRQELEDAIRSVYEKSFYFNPFVSQALLKGLKNKSTKPPLIGKDYHLSSRELEVLELVTKEYTTAEIAEELFLSVRTIEGHRKNLMMKLEVKNTAGLIIKAIREKIISV, from the coding sequence ATGGAAACTATTACACTGGGATTAATAGACGATCATAATTTATTTCGGGAGGGAATCAAATCGTTATTGGATAAAATGAACAATATAGAACTTGTTCTGGAAGCAGTTAGTGGAAAAGATTTATTAGCCAAATTAAATAATACAGTTCCTGATGTAATACTATTAGATCTTGAAATGGAAGAAATGAATGGAATGGATGCAACGGTAAAAGTAAAAGAGTTGTATCCAGATATGAAAGTTATTATACTTACAATGCATAAAGAAGAGCGAATGATATCGTATCTTATGGAGGTTGGTGCAAACGGATACTTATTAAAAGATACCAACCGACAAGAGTTAGAGGATGCTATACGATCTGTATATGAAAAAAGTTTTTATTTCAATCCTTTTGTTTCTCAAGCATTATTAAAGGGATTGAAGAATAAATCGACTAAACCTCCTTTAATTGGAAAAGACTATCATCTTTCCTCAAGAGAGTTGGAAGTGTTAGAATTAGTTACTAAAGAATATACTACCGCAGAAATTGCAGAAGAATTATTTCTGAGCGTTAGAACCATAGAAGGTCATCGTAAAAATTTAATGATGAAATTAGAGGTAAAAAATACCGCAGGATTAATCATAAAAGCGATAAGAGAGAAAATTATTTCCGTGTGA